In Janibacter alkaliphilus, the following proteins share a genomic window:
- a CDS encoding SDR family NAD(P)-dependent oxidoreductase encodes MQITDSTVALVTGGASGLGEATVRHLHGAGAAVVIVDLPGAKGDELAAELGDRARFVAADVTDEDQVQAAVDAAGELGELRIAVTCAGIGTPGRVVGKRGPHVLADYRKVIEVNLIGTFNTLRLAAAAMAELEPVDGDRGVVVMTASIAAYDGQIGQAAYASSKGGVVGLTLPAARDLADKAVRVVTIAPGTFMTPMLAGLPEEATAALAAGIPHPSRLGQPPEYGELVGHVVANGMLNGEVIRLDGALRMPPR; translated from the coding sequence ATGCAGATCACCGACTCGACCGTCGCCCTCGTCACCGGTGGAGCCTCCGGGCTCGGAGAGGCCACCGTGCGGCACCTGCACGGCGCCGGTGCCGCCGTCGTCATCGTCGACCTCCCCGGGGCGAAGGGGGACGAGCTCGCCGCCGAGCTCGGCGACCGGGCCCGCTTCGTCGCGGCGGACGTCACCGACGAGGACCAGGTCCAGGCCGCGGTGGACGCCGCCGGCGAGCTCGGGGAGCTGCGGATCGCGGTGACCTGCGCCGGGATCGGCACCCCGGGGCGGGTCGTCGGCAAGCGCGGTCCGCACGTGCTGGCCGACTACCGGAAGGTCATCGAGGTCAACCTCATCGGCACCTTCAACACGCTGCGGCTGGCGGCGGCCGCGATGGCCGAGCTCGAGCCGGTCGACGGCGACCGCGGCGTCGTCGTCATGACCGCCTCGATCGCCGCCTACGACGGGCAGATCGGCCAGGCCGCCTACGCCTCGAGCAAGGGTGGAGTCGTCGGGCTCACCCTGCCGGCCGCGCGCGACCTCGCGGACAAGGCGGTGCGGGTGGTGACCATCGCGCCGGGCACCTTCATGACCCCGATGCTCGCCGGGCTGCCCGAGGAGGCCACCGCCGCGCTGGCCGCCGGCATCCCGCACCCCTCCCGGCTGGGCCAGCCCCCGGAGTACGGCGAGCTCGTCGGGCACGTCGTGGCCAACGGCATGCTCAACGGCGAGGTCATCCGTCTCGACGGCGCGCTGCGGATGCCGCCGCGCTGA
- a CDS encoding acyl-CoA dehydrogenase family protein has translation MPATRLMPTEIGDDLIELTRTICDRSLRPAVDETEAAAAAGEHFPREVFAELGAAGLLSLPFPEEHGGGDQPYEVYLQVVEEIASAWMSVAVGVSVHSLTCYAVHTFGTPEQQAALLPGMLSGEQLGAYALSEPLAGSDIGAMTTRATADGDDWRIRGRKAWISHAGHANFYTTFAKTGDDRASCFVVPADAPGLSFAAPEKKMGLHGDTVREVIYDDVPVSGDRLVGQEGRGIGMALAGLDAGRLGIAAAATGLAQAALDVSARYAAEREQFGRPIAQHQGLAFMLADMEAAVTSARATYLHAARLRDAGRAFSTQAAVAKLIATDAAMRVTTDAIQVLGGAGYTADFPVERYFREAKVTQIFEGTNQIQRLVISRNLLKDLTG, from the coding sequence ATGCCAGCAACGAGGCTGATGCCCACCGAGATCGGTGACGACCTCATCGAGCTCACCCGCACGATCTGCGACCGGTCGCTGCGACCTGCGGTCGACGAGACCGAGGCGGCCGCCGCAGCGGGAGAGCACTTCCCGCGGGAGGTCTTCGCCGAGCTCGGCGCCGCAGGGCTGCTGTCGCTGCCCTTCCCGGAGGAGCACGGCGGCGGTGACCAGCCCTACGAGGTCTACCTGCAGGTGGTCGAAGAGATCGCCTCCGCGTGGATGTCGGTGGCGGTCGGCGTCTCGGTGCACTCGCTCACCTGCTACGCGGTGCACACCTTCGGCACCCCGGAGCAGCAGGCGGCGCTGCTGCCCGGCATGCTCTCCGGCGAGCAGCTGGGCGCCTACGCGCTCTCCGAGCCGCTGGCCGGCAGCGACATCGGCGCGATGACCACCCGGGCCACCGCGGACGGCGACGACTGGCGCATCCGCGGACGCAAGGCGTGGATCAGCCACGCCGGGCACGCCAACTTCTACACCACCTTCGCCAAGACCGGCGACGACCGGGCCAGCTGCTTCGTCGTCCCGGCGGACGCCCCCGGGCTCTCCTTCGCCGCCCCGGAGAAGAAGATGGGCCTGCACGGCGACACCGTGCGGGAGGTCATCTACGACGACGTGCCGGTCTCCGGCGACCGGCTCGTCGGGCAGGAGGGCCGTGGGATCGGCATGGCGCTCGCCGGGCTGGACGCCGGTCGGCTCGGCATCGCCGCGGCGGCGACCGGGCTGGCCCAGGCCGCGCTCGACGTCTCCGCCCGGTACGCCGCCGAGCGGGAGCAGTTCGGCCGGCCGATCGCCCAGCACCAGGGCCTGGCCTTCATGCTCGCCGACATGGAGGCGGCGGTGACCTCGGCGCGGGCCACCTACCTGCACGCGGCCCGGCTGCGCGACGCCGGCCGCGCCTTCTCCACCCAGGCGGCGGTGGCGAAGCTCATCGCCACCGACGCCGCGATGCGGGTGACCACCGACGCCATCCAGGTGCTCGGCGGCGCCGGGTACACGGCCGACTTCCCGGTGGAGCGCTACTTCCGCGAGGCCAAGGTGACCCAGATCTTCGAGGGGACCAACCAGATCCAGCGGCTGGTGATCTCCCGGAACCTGCTCAAGGACCTCACCGGCTGA
- a CDS encoding LCP family protein, which produces MTPHRRRPARTRPRLVTGVAAASALALLAGCSAGDEGSGASSGSGSSSGTTSSGASSASPSSPVATTDIGDAPEPLVEAVARRYGGEDVEGSTHLGRWRGQRVAVVTAEQDVTLAIESTTRRSWKVVGGWWPSLGETEGAEDLGGRRHVLVLGSDAREGQDPTRTRADAIQLLGLDGDGGAGLMGFARDLWVPIPGHGTGKLNSALTLGGPDAEVGAVEDVSGIDVDGYVLTGFEGFESIVDELGGLSFVAPFDMDSDLAGGKISAGRHTLDGGEALAWARERKSLPGGDLDRSGNQGLLLAAAAVQARAEGPARLPRALSILDEHTESDLSAEEMLLFSASFYRVSPTRVGREVAGGSPATRSGQSVILLDDDARSGFADFRDGRIGG; this is translated from the coding sequence GTGACCCCGCACCGTCGCCGCCCCGCCAGGACTCGTCCCCGCCTCGTCACCGGCGTCGCCGCCGCGAGCGCGCTCGCGCTGCTCGCCGGGTGCTCCGCCGGCGACGAGGGCAGCGGCGCCAGCAGCGGCTCCGGGAGCTCCTCCGGGACGACGTCGTCCGGCGCCTCCAGCGCGAGCCCGAGCAGCCCGGTCGCGACCACCGACATCGGTGACGCCCCCGAGCCGCTCGTCGAGGCGGTGGCCCGCCGCTACGGCGGCGAGGACGTCGAGGGCAGCACCCACCTCGGCCGCTGGCGCGGCCAGCGGGTCGCCGTGGTCACCGCCGAGCAGGACGTCACCCTGGCGATCGAGTCGACCACCCGGCGGAGCTGGAAGGTGGTCGGCGGCTGGTGGCCCAGCCTCGGCGAGACCGAGGGGGCCGAGGACCTCGGGGGGCGCCGGCACGTCCTCGTCCTGGGCAGCGACGCCCGGGAGGGCCAGGACCCGACGCGCACCCGGGCCGACGCCATCCAGCTGCTCGGGCTCGACGGCGACGGGGGCGCCGGGCTGATGGGCTTCGCCCGCGACCTGTGGGTGCCGATCCCGGGTCACGGCACCGGCAAGCTCAACTCGGCGCTCACCCTCGGCGGCCCGGACGCCGAGGTCGGCGCGGTCGAGGACGTCTCCGGGATTGATGTCGACGGTTACGTGCTCACCGGCTTCGAGGGGTTCGAGAGCATCGTCGACGAGCTGGGAGGGCTCTCCTTCGTCGCCCCCTTCGACATGGACAGCGACCTGGCCGGCGGGAAGATCAGCGCCGGCCGGCACACCCTCGACGGCGGCGAGGCGCTCGCCTGGGCGCGCGAGCGCAAGTCCCTGCCCGGTGGCGACCTCGACCGCTCCGGCAACCAGGGGCTGCTGCTCGCCGCCGCCGCGGTGCAGGCCCGGGCCGAGGGCCCGGCCCGGCTGCCGCGGGCGTTGAGCATCCTCGACGAGCACACCGAGTCCGACCTCAGCGCCGAGGAGATGCTGCTCTTCTCGGCGAGCTTCTACCGGGTCAGCCCGACCCGGGTGGGCCGGGAGGTGGCCGGCGGGTCGCCGGCCACCCGATCCGGGCAGTCGGTGATCTTGCTCGACGACGACGCCCGCTCGGGCTTCGCCGACTTCCGGGACGGGCGGATCGGCGGCTGA
- a CDS encoding SGNH/GDSL hydrolase family protein: MTGRTTHPWTRYVAVGDSFTEGMVDPDPARPDAYRGWADLLAAELAERTEAPFGYANLAIRGRKVDDVVGRQLDEALAMGPDLVSIVGGGNDILRPRVDLDRLAATLESAVARARAAGADVLMATPSNPAEAGLFRGLLGRHAIHSANVFSIAQRHAAHVLDLWGLESVRDWRMWGEDRIHLSTEGHHRVAQAALHALGQSTGDGWRDRLDPAPPLPARERAAKGAAWARTYAGPWVQRRVKGISSGDLRDAKRPEITPLGG, encoded by the coding sequence GTGACCGGCCGCACCACCCACCCCTGGACCCGCTACGTCGCCGTCGGCGACTCCTTCACCGAGGGCATGGTCGACCCCGACCCGGCGCGGCCCGACGCCTACCGCGGCTGGGCCGACCTGCTCGCCGCCGAGCTCGCCGAGCGGACCGAGGCCCCCTTCGGCTACGCCAACCTGGCCATCCGCGGCCGCAAGGTCGACGACGTCGTCGGGCGCCAGCTCGACGAGGCGCTGGCGATGGGCCCCGACCTCGTCTCGATCGTCGGCGGCGGCAACGACATCCTGCGCCCGCGGGTGGACCTCGACCGGCTGGCGGCCACCCTGGAGAGCGCGGTGGCCCGGGCGCGTGCGGCCGGCGCCGACGTGCTCATGGCCACCCCGAGCAACCCCGCCGAGGCAGGCCTCTTCCGCGGGTTGCTCGGGCGGCACGCGATCCACAGCGCCAACGTCTTCTCCATCGCCCAGCGGCACGCGGCGCACGTGCTCGACCTGTGGGGCCTGGAGTCGGTGCGGGACTGGCGGATGTGGGGCGAGGACCGGATCCACCTCTCCACCGAGGGCCACCACCGGGTCGCGCAGGCGGCCCTGCACGCGCTCGGGCAGTCCACCGGTGACGGCTGGCGCGACCGGCTCGACCCGGCCCCGCCGCTGCCGGCGCGGGAGCGGGCGGCGAAGGGGGCCGCCTGGGCACGCACCTACGCCGGTCCGTGGGTGCAGCGGCGGGTCAAGGGGATCTCCTCCGGCGACCTGCGGGACGCCAAGCGGCCGGAGATCACACCGCTCGGCGGCTGA
- a CDS encoding uracil-DNA glycosylase: MPARPLADLVHPTWAQALAPVEETISGLGDFLREEVAAGRGYLPAGEHILRAFTVPLPEVRVLVVGQDPYPTPGHPIGLSFAVAPDVRPLPKSLINIYAELVDDLGADPPSSGDLTPWAEQGVMLLNRSLTVGPGRPNSHQGKGWEQVTQRAIEVLAARGGPLVAILWGRNARNLAPLLGEVPRIESAHPSPLSVRGGFFGSRPFSRTNDLLVRQGADPIDWRLP, translated from the coding sequence GTGCCTGCACGTCCCCTCGCCGACCTCGTCCACCCGACCTGGGCGCAGGCCCTGGCCCCGGTGGAGGAGACGATCTCCGGGCTCGGCGACTTCCTGCGGGAGGAGGTCGCCGCCGGCCGCGGCTACCTCCCGGCCGGGGAGCACATCCTGCGGGCCTTCACCGTCCCGCTTCCCGAGGTGCGGGTCCTCGTCGTCGGGCAGGACCCCTACCCCACCCCCGGGCACCCGATCGGGCTCTCCTTCGCCGTGGCCCCGGACGTGCGGCCGCTGCCGAAGAGCCTCATCAACATCTACGCCGAGCTGGTCGACGACCTCGGCGCCGACCCGCCGAGCAGCGGCGACCTCACCCCGTGGGCCGAGCAGGGCGTCATGCTGCTCAACCGCTCGCTCACCGTCGGCCCGGGCCGACCCAACTCGCACCAGGGCAAGGGCTGGGAGCAGGTCACCCAGCGGGCCATCGAGGTGCTGGCTGCGCGCGGCGGGCCGCTGGTCGCGATCCTCTGGGGCCGCAACGCCCGCAACCTCGCGCCGCTGCTCGGCGAGGTGCCGCGGATCGAGTCCGCGCACCCCTCGCCGCTGTCCGTCCGGGGCGGCTTCTTCGGCTCCCGCCCCTTCAGCCGCACCAACGACCTGCTCGTGAGGCAGGGCGCCGACCCGATCGACTGGAGGCTGCCGTGA
- a CDS encoding pyridoxal phosphate-dependent decarboxylase family protein produces MHSHRDPTLHDLGRSVLRYADERLRLDPVPLDRPMTPEELQQRAGRTITPDGIGGDRAMDVFTEVLAPACLSIDHPRYLAFIPCAPTNEATMFDLVVAASSIYGGSWLEGSGAVHAENETLRWIADLAGLPEQAGGVFTPGGTIGNLSALVAARWSARREAARRGDGSRPYRVAASAGAHSSIASACEVMDAELVPVPLDESWRLTGENLRAVLAEHGPESFVAVVATAGTTNFGIVDDLDSIAEVCAEHGIWLHVDAAYGGAGLAAPSIRERYVGIERCDSFIVDPHKWLFAPFDCCALLYRDPTVARAAHTQRAGYLDVLTEAADWNPADYSVGLTRRARGLPLWFSLAVNGTDRYAAAVERTLEVAAVAEAEIARRPELELVHERDLTVVVFRRLGWTAADYHAWSDRLLAEELAFVVPTTHDGETLARFAVVNPETTPEDITMILDTMA; encoded by the coding sequence GTGCACAGCCATCGTGACCCCACCCTGCACGACCTCGGCCGCTCGGTCCTGCGCTACGCCGACGAGCGGCTGCGGCTGGACCCGGTGCCGCTGGACCGGCCGATGACCCCGGAGGAGCTGCAGCAGCGGGCCGGGCGGACGATCACCCCCGACGGGATCGGCGGCGACCGGGCGATGGACGTCTTCACCGAGGTGCTCGCCCCGGCCTGCCTGAGCATCGACCACCCGCGATACCTCGCCTTCATCCCCTGCGCCCCGACCAACGAGGCGACGATGTTCGACCTCGTCGTCGCGGCCAGCTCGATCTACGGCGGCTCCTGGCTCGAGGGCTCCGGCGCGGTGCACGCCGAGAACGAGACGCTGCGCTGGATCGCCGACCTGGCCGGGCTGCCCGAGCAGGCCGGCGGCGTCTTCACCCCCGGCGGGACCATCGGCAACCTCTCCGCCCTGGTGGCCGCCCGTTGGTCGGCCCGGCGCGAGGCGGCCCGTCGCGGCGACGGCAGCCGGCCCTACCGGGTCGCCGCGAGCGCCGGGGCGCACTCCTCGATCGCCTCCGCGTGCGAGGTGATGGACGCCGAGCTGGTGCCGGTCCCGCTCGACGAGAGCTGGCGGCTGACCGGGGAGAACCTGCGCGCGGTGCTCGCCGAGCACGGCCCGGAGAGCTTCGTCGCCGTGGTCGCCACCGCCGGCACGACGAACTTCGGCATCGTCGACGACCTGGACTCCATCGCCGAGGTCTGCGCCGAGCACGGCATCTGGCTGCACGTCGACGCCGCCTACGGCGGGGCCGGGCTGGCCGCCCCCTCGATCCGGGAGCGCTACGTCGGCATCGAGCGCTGCGACTCCTTCATCGTCGACCCGCACAAGTGGCTCTTCGCGCCCTTCGACTGCTGCGCGCTGCTCTATCGCGACCCCACGGTGGCCCGGGCCGCGCACACCCAGCGGGCCGGCTACCTCGACGTGCTCACCGAGGCCGCCGACTGGAACCCGGCCGACTACTCGGTGGGCCTGACCCGCCGGGCCCGCGGGCTGCCGCTGTGGTTCAGCCTCGCGGTCAACGGCACCGACCGCTACGCCGCCGCCGTCGAGCGGACGCTGGAGGTCGCCGCGGTCGCCGAGGCGGAGATCGCCCGGCGCCCGGAGCTGGAGCTGGTGCACGAGCGGGACCTGACGGTGGTGGTCTTCCGGCGCCTCGGCTGGACGGCCGCCGACTACCACGCCTGGTCGGACCGGTTGCTGGCCGAGGAGCTCGCCTTCGTCGTGCCCACCACCCACGACGGCGAGACGCTGGCCCGCTTCGCCGTCGTCAACCCGGAGACGACGCCGGAGGACATCACGATGATCCTCGACACGATGGCCTGA
- a CDS encoding DUF3263 domain-containing protein: MNLANQPARSTTEPLSDRDREILAFERQWWKYAGSKEQAIKELFDMSSTRYYQVLNGLINNPAALAEDPMLVKRLRRLRDQRQRTRSARRLGFDG, encoded by the coding sequence GTGAACCTCGCCAACCAGCCCGCCCGGTCCACGACCGAGCCGCTCAGCGACCGCGACCGCGAGATCCTCGCCTTCGAGCGGCAGTGGTGGAAGTACGCCGGCTCCAAGGAGCAGGCGATCAAGGAGCTCTTCGACATGAGCTCGACGCGCTACTACCAGGTGCTCAACGGTCTCATCAACAACCCCGCCGCCCTCGCCGAGGACCCGATGCTCGTCAAGCGGCTGCGCCGGCTGCGCGACCAGCGCCAGCGCACCCGCTCGGCCCGCCGCCTCGGCTTCGACGGCTGA
- a CDS encoding GNAT family N-acetyltransferase, whose protein sequence is MRIVRAEADDAFIVAALLLQQAREAAGAPVPGYLDRAATAWLQAGAPPTWYAEHDGAHAGLVLGSPLPQAPRPGMTPGIGPFWISELFVVPDHRRQGVGTALVRHVEGWVRGQGGTALRLHAQAGSEPFLAALGYARSDSLRERRLA, encoded by the coding sequence GTGCGCATCGTCCGGGCTGAGGCCGACGATGCCTTCATCGTCGCCGCGCTGCTGCTGCAGCAGGCCCGCGAGGCCGCGGGCGCCCCGGTCCCGGGATACCTCGACCGGGCGGCGACCGCCTGGCTGCAGGCGGGCGCACCCCCGACCTGGTACGCCGAGCACGACGGCGCCCACGCCGGACTGGTCCTCGGCTCGCCGCTGCCGCAGGCGCCGCGACCCGGCATGACCCCGGGGATCGGCCCGTTCTGGATCAGCGAGCTCTTCGTCGTGCCCGACCACCGTCGGCAGGGGGTCGGCACCGCCCTGGTCCGGCACGTCGAGGGATGGGTGCGTGGCCAGGGCGGCACGGCGCTGCGGCTGCACGCCCAGGCCGGCTCCGAGCCCTTCCTGGCGGCCCTCGGGTACGCCCGCAGCGACAGTCTCCGAGAGCGACGCCTGGCCTGA